The sequence AAATGCTTGCAttgtttttagttaattaaaatatGACATTATTGGCATGGGATAAATACTACTGAAAGGCACTGTGAATGTAATTATCTAACTTACATTAACTAAAAATCCGCACTAAAATTTTAAATCTCAACAATTATTCGGGATATGTTGAAAAAAGTCAACTTGatattatatgtatgtgtgtgtgtgattttaaaTATTCTCAAATCTAAAAGTAGATCATTAAGTAAGTTTGAGAAATGGTAGAtaggttttaattacaataaacgCGAGAAAATTCATGtggattattatattttgaattatgaGTGTATTTTGGATACGAATAAACGTAACAGTGTAATGAAAGAAAGGGATATTGGTGTAATGGTCAATCAGCAttcaagcaatgtgctgttgctgGTGGTAGGGTAAATAGGATTTAGGTTGTATCGACAGAAATACTGAACACagtctaaaaaggttataattttactgtataGATAATTGGTTAGGCCATATTTGGAATATTTGGTTCAGTCTAAGCTCATTACCTTAAAAAGGTCATTGAATTGTTGAGAAAAGTTTAAAAGAGGGTTGTAAGAATGGTGTCCACGTTGAAGGGTGTGTAAATTGAGAAGAGTTTCAGACTTAGGAAATTGTttctctagaaagaaaaaagagaTAGGTGGGATCTCATTGAGGGAAACGGAATCATAGCATTCATGTATCATCTTTTCTCATACTTAACAGCAGGAACTGTAAGACTTGGGGATACAAATACAGATTCTGGCAAGATAAGACTCATCTTTCGCTAaggcagttttatttattttaaagggtTGTTGCTCTCTGCAATGAGTTGTTTTCGGATGTTGTGAAGGCAGTGAATTTAAACAAGTGATAAAGGctgaagttttaaatttaaatacttgATAACCTagcttgttgtccctaaacattttacactttattgaTTAACATATTGTTTATAAGGTTATTTATTCTCTTAGTATTTAAGTAGTTTTAGTGCCATCTAGCTTTTCTTTATTGATTaacatattgttttctttttcttttctatagttaacagcaTCTTCACATTTTTATCAATGGTTTTAATGTTCTCACGTAAaacatataatagttttaatgcttacagttttctttgttttatggaTAAATATTTTCCCAAAGAATTATTCGCCTTTTCTCGGTAATTCAAAACCAGCTGTTTGAATATGCTCTTTCTTCTCctgctataaaataaaatattctcaaaatTCTCAGATATGGTTTGTTAGTTTAAAAAGTCAAGGGTTATTGGTTTGTAAAGACGAATAAATTAACATCAAAGAAAtgtatcaaagttttaaaaatatttatttctatattactCTCAGCTCTATGTGCCTTAAAAAATGGTAGACAGTTCCAAAATAAAGACAGCTCTGCCTGAACTTCGAAATCTCTGACCTGATCTTCGTTTTGTTTATATGTAGAATAAGCTAGAAAATATCAAAGATCATAATCAAGGACTTTCTACCGCCATCTGTTggtagtgtaatatttataaacaactaaatCTAAGATGTCATCATTAAAGACTCgaatatagaaaagttttattatgcattaaaatatttccacCTGAAAACACTGACAAAAATAATAGGAATTTAATCTTGAATGAACTGAATTTTCAGATATTCACAAGAAACAACCTTGCTTTtcacttttcaaatattaaattattttttatagggGATTAAGTAGACTGcttactgtttttgttaaaatttgttcTTCTATATCTAAAGAAGCTATTACAAACTCTTATCATCAGTTTTCAATGACATCACACTACCTACGAACCGTCAAatagcataaaaatataatataatataaaaatatattatttaagtggAATTGTGCAACAGAAAACAACAACTCCTTTTTTATTTGGGAAAATTccgtatttaaatattaaatttctgcTATATTTCCTCTAGATAAGTTTACCCAAAATTTGAAACAGTGGAATATATCTTTGAAGAGATTAAGTAGGGGTAATAACTTTGTGCTGAATGCTTCACTCATTCAGTTGAAGTAAAACACATTGACCATGTATAACCATTACTCAAAATAAAACACGACTATCATACTTCAGAAGTGTTGGTTTATTTGTAgtttgcacaaagctgcataataggCCATCTCTgctctgggcccggcatggccaggtggttaacgcaatcgactcgtgatctgacggtcgctgattcgaatccccgtctcatcaaatatgctcgccctttcagtcgtgggagcgttaaaatgtgacggtcaatcccactatttcttggtaaaatagtagcccatgaGCTGGCggtgccttctctctcgtcttacactgctaaattaaggacagttaggGCAGATTGGACTCGcgcagctttgagcgaaattccaaacaaaccaaaaccatctGTGCTcggctcaccatgggtatcgaaacccggtttatagcgttgtaagcctgcagCAATACAGATACACCGCTTGGGCGGGTTTCAGTCACTGTATTTCTCACAGATGGAATATGAATGAGGGACAACCAATGCCCTGTATATAGAAAATAtcgataaaattataaaaatcaaagGATGTTTCATGTTTCTTAGTTCAACTGGATACTGACAGATCATTATATCAGGTTATGTAACGTTATACATACAGTCTGATATGTACATTGACACTATACCTAGATactaacatattattacagtatgaTATGCCCGCAAGGATTGTTCTTGGTTACTAGCAAGTTATTTTTGTGCAATATGTTCACTAAGATTGTACACAATTTATAACGTATCATTCTATCAGGTTGCTTATCATTATCATTACGCTAAAATCTGTTTAGGTATCTAAACAGATCGTTGTTGTTTAGTTCAGAATGtcttgagtattgttgtttatttttttagtatgtaatatacatttttgttctatttttctatataatatccaagtttttcttttctatgcACATTGACCTTTAATGGCTGCTCTAGATTTAAAGGAGAAAAACATTGCTTtggaaatttaatataaagattcCATTTTCGATTCTAAATGAAAAAATGCGAAAATCAGCACTCAAgtgaaattaacattaaataccTGATGTTTAGCATTTAAAagatatgttgacaatactaGAATaatggtgtttgtgtgtttttcttatagcaaagccgcatcgtgctatctgctcagcccaccgaggggaatcgaacccccgattttagcgttgtaaatccggagacataccgctgtactagcggagggcaaaaATGTGcatgccagggatcgaacctggcaTCTTCCGCGTGTgaggcggatgtgataaccactacaccacaagcacctcAGAATAATGGAAAACTTTCTTGTAGTTGGAGTCACTTCATTTGTTTTAGCAACATTACAATCAAAACAGATGGTTATAGTAGCAGTCTTGATATAATTCGTTACTTACTTTCATAGCATAGAGCTGAGCTTAAAAGCTCTAACCTACTATACAGTCAGTACGAGAGGTAATTTCCAAGGatatgtagaaaataataaaaaactgtgttTAGGTTTACTATTTAGTCCATCCAAGGTGTTAAAAACTTTGTACATCATATTTGGTCGAGCAGAAGTAATTGTGATGCTGCAAGTTTATATTTCACATTTGACATTCTATATCATTACGATGTCACATAGTACCTATGTTTCATATTATCATTTTAGCAAGTAATATCTATATCCTATGTTATGAAATTTACATAAAGTATCTGTCCTCCCTATTATATGCTTGACGCTAGCGCCTATACTCCATATTGCATATTTCACGCATAATATCTATACTCCATATTATATAATTATCACGTATTATCTATACTCCATATTATCAACAGGATATGCAAATTTAtaatctttattttgaatttaagacaTTTTATGTATAATTCGTGTTATCAACTTGACATTTAGTACCTGTACTCTACATCGTGAATTTGGCACATTGCACCACGTTCTTCGTTATCGACTTTTAATGTATAACGTACGCTCAATATTAACATGACACAGCATCTCTATTTTATATTAGCAATGCCGCACATAGCTTATGTATTCCATATTATCaacatgattattttatttatatacgcTCTGTTTGTGATACTGTGctgttttgttcaacatttttatttgtaatcgGTAATCATTGTGTCCAACAGAATCTGTTTACCTTTCTCAAACAATCCCTGTGAACTTGAAATATAGTAGTCATCAAAATTCACCCTTGTTTCGGGTGTTTATTACACAAACGTCTATACAATATATAGTTGAACTATCACTTAGTAATGAGAtgacacaaaaataaaagttagcaTTCGAATTGTTGATTTATGtaagcaaaacatttttttcttgtaacaCAACAGTCCGTTACGTACAGAAGTTTTACTCTTCactaaaacaagaaatacatcAGTAATCTATGTGGTGATGCTTAAACTCTTTTAAGTTTTAGTAGATGCtgctaataataaaacaatcgACATAAATACGCtaaaattctaatattttgaGTTATGTTTGTGAATTAATGCTTTTTACAGTTTTGAATACTGAGCTCCAAAATTGTATGTAGTATCCATgcttttctaatttttaactatTACATGAAAGAGCCCAAAACACTTGTAAGATTTTCTACTTTGATTTTTTAACGAACACAACTTCACTCCACATTGATTTTTGTGTAACTTGGAAAAAACGATGCCAAAAAAGGATTTGTAGAGGGAGCCACATATGTCCCCTCCAAACGTCGAATAACGTATTGATCCTCTGGAACAGCATAAACAAATCCTTCTTGCACAGGTAAGGTGACAACTGTAAGTTTCTCGCCAGTGCCGAGAGCTTCCTGTACGTGAATGCGTGCCTCAGGTAGTTGCACTGTCTGGAAAATTACATGAAGAATTATTAAAGATAACAACTTTGGTAGAATTCTTGAAACTATTGATCTAGAAATGAAATTTTCGAATTATTTGTCAAACACTATGCATATTtgatttaagtaaataaaatgtatttttaaaaacaaatatcaaactaAAATGCAGTTTAGAGGCTTAAAATATTAAGCTAGTTTAAATTGTATTGAAATTATGAGATATTCTGGTCACAGATAAAGTGGTAATAAACTgcatatgtaataatatatacagcatTTGATCGTTAAATAGTTTTACGTTTTGGACTTTACTTGTTGCATGTTTAACTTCTCAGTGGAGTCACAAAAGCGAGTATTTTTCAGTATATAGTTAATTTGTCTATATACGAATACCTGTCTTGTACTATTTCGTGCACTCTCTTGTTTGTTTCCATCATTTTCCTGTACTTTTTGTGGCTTGGCGCCATCTAGCGCTAGTGTACAGAAGTGCAAGTCTAAACTGGAAAGTCCTACGGATATGGCAGCAACAATGTGTGTAATAATAACGACAATCACTCTGGTTAACACGATTCCAAACTGAATCTTTTCTAGTAGAGAGGGAGAAGAAAAAAGGATAAATAATTCAATACAGTACGTAagtataactaaataataaaacttaaagtgTTCAGTCACACATGGAAACAATCTGTTATATCAGAAGTGTCAGTCAGTCAGCAAATGGTAATGTCAAATATAATAACTACCTCATAAACAGTGTGCACCCAACACATTAGGGCGTTCTCAGGTGAACTGTTTCCCGTACAAATATAGAATAACAACTTCGAGCAAAACACTCAACTAAGTCTTTGTACAGGCACTCACGATGAAAGACAATTAGGAAATTTCTTCGAAATCTAGGCTTCCTGCTTGCTCGTAATAAGTTTTACTTTGTCTTATTGGCATCATCACGTGACCTATCATTCTCTATTTACAATCTCAGTCTTAAACATTTCAATGTAGTGTCCTCTTTCAACGAATGGATCCCCATACGTTTTCACGGACAGAGTGAATAAAATTTGATAAGAAAGATGGAGAGTGTGAGAGATAAAAGAACAGAAGGCCAAGCTCGAACTAAATAATTTCAATAGTTTTGGACCAGTGTTTGTATGCaagaaactgtataaaaacaaatgtgaaaattttaaaaaaatctatattacTAAAGATGGTGAAAAAAAGTACATGATATACAAAATGTATGGTATACTTACAGTATCACAGCAAGCCGTTTTGTTAGCATGAATTCTGGCAGACCTATATCACTCCATCCGGCTCTTGGCCTTCATTTAGCTTTACTTTTAGGCACTAATACAAACAGAACTTGTTGCTTAACATGCATTTTCTCTTGATTTTTGTAAAGCTGCATTAAATACCGAGTTGCTCCAGAATCGATATGCAACATAACTCACCTGTAACAACACATCTCAAAAGTCTCCAGTTGTATACAATTCACTTTACTCAGAATCTAGAAACTACACCATTGGAAACAAATTACTCGATGAGCGTTCAGAAGTGTCTAAAGTTTTGTGATCATACCAGTCTCCAGATCATGATAATTCTCAACAATTCCATCTGTATTGCTGAAGTACTTCCACAACTTCCTTCTCTTACCAAAAAGTTGAAAGAGTTCACTTGATCTAAAATTCACCCTCCCACCTGTTGTTTTCTACCTACCAATACAATCTTGGTTTTCTTAATGGTCAGAGACCCCACTGCTCATTGTACTATTTAATTCGATCCATCaacttttgtatttgttaaaatgtaGTGTTGTCTGCATACCTTAGACCACAAACAGTTCTTACACCTATCTTGACACTTCCTTAACACACCTAACTAGCTTAACTCCTGATACCTTCTGTTTCCAAATTCAAGAGACTTGGTGAAAAAATGAAACCCTCTAAAATGTTCAGCCAACAGAATAGCTCTTCTATTTTCTCATTGATGTGTCTTGGTTGTCTATGAAAACCAATACCAACCAGAATTCTTGAAAGAAACTGATGAGTCTATAAAACAAATGTCAGTTGATATTCGCACTCTCAGACAGAAAATTTATCCTTGTGTGCGTTAAgggttataaatttatttaatatgtatacTTGGGTCATAGACGTATCACATTTTGAAAAACTATTACTAAACACGTTCAGAATTTATCATATTTTGGATACTTTTTTCAGGATgcagatttttcttttttaccagGGGAACCACTTTCAATGAACCTGAAATTGTCGGATATCACTTGCATGTGAAGGGTGTTGTTATCGAGTAATAAGcgcaatacacacacacacacattttttaaaaaatgttgatgAAGGAAACTTTAAAATCTCTAAATGGATATTTCACTGTTCTTTTTGTAGATTTTTTCCACTTGATCCTGCCGCTCCTAATTGCTTCGTCTACACAATCTTCGCTTCTTGGTCTATCTCGTTTGAAAAAccaggtaaaacaaaatatatttgactcTTCAATATTTGAGAAATAACTTTAAGTGAGGTGAATTACCTAACAATCGTGATTATAGAGCAAAAAAAGAGTAACACACAATGTGTCACCTGATCATGACAAACTGACTTAGAGTCATGGGATGAAACGTTATGCATTACGCTTCTTTAACCATTTATTCACGTTTTCAGTGGTTTCAAACAAAAATCAGTAGATTAGAGGCTCTCATGTTATTCTCTTTTGCTGTATTATTGTGctgaaataagattttttttattaaccatAGCTGAGAATAATAGCGACTGGAACTGCGTCTATAATGAAATACACGTAAATGAGAAAATGTACGgcattctaaattttaaaaaaaattataaaactgagtTTAATACATCGtttaaataaatagtatatttattGATCATACTCAATACAGGTTCAAaggtgttgaaaataaatatattcttcattTAACATACTGACAGGGTTAATCCAGTGTCTTATCAACCAGTAGACCTAACTAGCCAACTGAAGTGTTTAAAAGCACTCCAGTTGTACTCAACAGTTTTTGACTGGCTAGTTAAGAGCTAAAAATAAACCCGCTAATGAATTTAGCTAAGTAGGTATACTGCTTGTACCTTCTTGCTTATAaaaataggtgtgtgtgtgttttcatatagcaaagccatattgggctatctgctgagcacactgaggagaatcgaactcctgattttagtgctgtaaatccgtagacttaccgctgtactagcgaagggcacttataaaaataaagattgtatttttatatttacacaaaatattttaattattttacttaatatttgtttgttaaaccagttaaatatttatttatgcaccaatattttaatattaataatgaaatattgtaatttattacaaattttacaaaatgtgaaCAATTGTGAAGTTGTAGTAGTTATAACAGAGGAGCAGAGTATCTTACTATTAGATAGGGTAGGTTGTATATTGGAAAAGAAAACCTTGTATTTTATGacaaacatctaaattaataTCATTATCGATTACTtgaatttctatatatatatatgtctttttggagagcagtcatcttcccacagTTGTGTGCAGGCAGTAAAGGGGGATACAGATGTGGGGCGTTATATGCTTGAACACTCACATCGTGAGTGATTGGCTAATTGTAATATTGGTATCATTTGTAAAATGCGTTAATTAggataaaagaaatcaataatacacaaacatttaagaCTGTTAACCAATCTAAAGAtactgtaattaataatttcattaaagtttatcgtaaactttattctaaacaaaatccTTATGTGGATTTatcttttctttatgttattCCCAAACTCcataaatctccaattaaatttagatttatttctaattcactaagaacaattattaaacaaccggctatattattaaataaattaatgtttcacttgacaaaattaaaaatttaagtgctagtaattaaaaacatactttttggacaataaaaaataatcaacctattttaaaatttctaaaaaattgtgaacaagtaaataatattaaaacatttgatttcacAACATTGCATACCACAATTCCTTTagttgatttaatttttattttaaattcattaatagagcAGTTCTGTTATCGTtttataaaactggaagaaataaaatttagctccaaaaacataaaaaagatatattaaatttctgTATTTACACAGGTTCTTAAACAGGTAATAGCAGTTTCAATGGGAcctaactattctacttgtatagaaaatttatatctttaccaTGTTGAGaatagatttattgaaaactgCACCAATCCAGATATATTTACCTCAACTTACAGATATATAGGccatttaattagtataaataatcctaaaatatatgatgttattaacactatttatccagtAGAATCAGAAgctgaaaatacttcaatatttaatacagaaccacattatttagttttagaaattgaataattgataaggatattaaggtaaatatttttgatgaaagaaaatattttacctttccaATTTATGATTTACCCTtctttaatagtaatgtaccataacCTTCTGTTATGAGTATTATAATTtcgcagttattcagatattgtaaaatttgtaataaattacaatgtttaatcagcaatgttgaaatactgatacagaAATTAATacttaatgaatttaataaagaaactttaaataaaattattaaactattctgtaacgcATATGAGaatgtatcaaataaatataaagaaataaaaaacagtgaaattttactaaagatttttaATTAGTATTTATAGTTATGAATtaagtcatttaacaacttggcactacttcaTGCGGATATATCACAGTAGACTTAGTAAATTGGTGGTGGTTAGGTGCTGTACTAGTTGAGTTAAATAATTGGATGGGAGCTTCATACTAGTCTAATTCGTTTACTGCGCCACTAATtcgtgcctttctaccataaagAATGCTGAAATGCTAACATCAAGAAGTAAGTTTTAAATTACCGAAATGGTTAGTTTTCTTATTCTCATTTTTcaatcaatttttcttttttactttggagagcaatcaccttcccacaactggctgcaggcagtgaagggtgatagatgtgggacgttgtgggcttgagcacctatATCTCGCTctcataatttctttttatatatctattgctactccttTATCTTACTTACTTGAGACTGGCCAATGAAGGTTAAAACTGATATACGGTGTATCCTCACTGTAATGTGGGTCCTACGTTGTAGTCACCTCCGAAAcgtagggtacattttatattccacattataacttgtactcCGGGATGTTTTAATTTGTACAGCGTGTTTTTTATATTACCTTTTAAtctatttttgtttcggcttgtttttaggttataacaaactaatatatatatatgtagattgtttgtttgtttgtttgttttgaatttcgcacaaagctactcgagggctatctgtgctagccgtccctaatttagcagtgtaagactagagggaaggcagctagtcatcaccacccaccgccaactcttgggctacacttttaccaacgaatagtgggattgaccgtcacattataacgcccccacggctgaaagggcgagcatgtttagcgcgaccgggatgcgaacccgcgaccctcagattacaagtcgcacgccttgacacgcttggccatgccgggccatatatatagaaaaagaaagttttgtttttcgtttacaaatatttagttacttaaaattaaatttttttttattccatcTTGGCAAATCATTATAATCACGAGAGTCTGAGCCGAAGTAGGGATAAGTTTTTTGTTTAAGTAAACCAATTTTTGTAATtctgactttcttgtttcaatactttttgtgtcattaactttctatattactatagttgGATAGGTTACGTATATAGCGATCTCtacttgtttttgtaatatttttttattacacttgtCATATTTTATAGTTACTACAACAAATGCACATTTAATAAAATCGgtaattttaagttaattaactAACAcagttctttactttattttatacgaaaaataactatttgaaaataaaagttaaatgcACAAACTTATTAAATGTGACATATTCCGGACTTCGAACTATGAAcagtgcatttaaaaaaaaataaagatgtaatATGATCACGTGACCATCTCTAGCTATACACTAAATTTTCTTCTTTTGACTTCCTGTTTGCTCCTTATTATGTACTTATTGTACTAGTCAGTGATACTCAGGAAATACTTAATGAAAAGGATAGTTTGATAACACTGCTACATTATCCTCACGTTTGAGTTAAAAATAGCAGTAAGACGCTAACAGCAGAGGAGGGTTTAAAGTTCGACAATATGCGAAAAAAAAACTCAACTTGT comes from Tachypleus tridentatus isolate NWPU-2018 chromosome 12, ASM421037v1, whole genome shotgun sequence and encodes:
- the LOC143234847 gene encoding uncharacterized protein LOC143234847, giving the protein MEAFVGLSDHRLCRHNVCFSLAFTQIICGGCLLALGIVEVVQPRHEMCEDRKESPFFLALLHCVAGSFGVAAYKRGINRGLNLMFVTVFIILCLLVILPFTFNLSVTSCMISLRSSFNRQEKIQFGIVLTRVIVVIITHIVAAISVGLSSLDLHFCTLALDGAKPQKVQENDGNKQESARNSTRQTVQLPEARIHVQEALGTGEKLTVVTLPVQEGFVYAVPEDQYVIRRLEGTYVAPSTNPFLASFFPSYTKINVE